A part of Miscanthus floridulus cultivar M001 chromosome 6, ASM1932011v1, whole genome shotgun sequence genomic DNA contains:
- the LOC136459310 gene encoding transcription factor WRKY45-2-like, translated as MTLDTPAAVVLELMTMGQQSAAHLGDLLRAASPAAASSPHQELAAEILRCCGRVIDALRDTAAAATSGRKRKAAAVAEYQDAAAAAGGAASWSPPPGPPLKRRARGAEATREVTSGTMVDGFIWRKYGQKDINGHKHPRLYYRCAHKDQGCNATRRVQQTQDQPAAYEIAYYGEHTCKGAATAWQQLGAAPAVVDFGSNSWGSADANRGSPASTMSQGGWSSASSEVGFEAKALLHEWHDTAAPDPVMEFLDGCFGWESVLQDRFDFGGLLHDTATFQ; from the exons ATGACGCTGGACACCCCGGCCGCCGTGGTGCTGGAGCTGATGACCATGGGGCAGCAGTCCGCGGCGCACCTCGGGGACCTGCTCCGGGCCGCGTCCCCGGCTGCGGCGTCCTCGCCGCACCAGGAGCTCGCCGCCGAGATCCTCCGCTGCTGCGGCCGCGTCATCGACGCGCTCAgggacaccgccgccgccgccaccagcggGCGCAAGaggaaggcggcggcggtggccgagTACCaagatgcagcagcagcagcgggagGCGCGGCCAGCTGGTCTCCTCCTCCGGGGCCGCCACTCAAGAGAAG GGCGCGCGGCGCAGAGGCGACCAGGGAGGTGACCAGCGGCACGATGGTGGACGGCTTCATCTGGAGGAAGTACGGGCAGAAGGACATCAACGGCCACAAGCACCCGAG GCTCTACTACCGCTGCGCGCACAAGGACCAGGGATGCAACGCGACGCGGCGGGTGCAGCAGACGCAGGACCAGCCGGCGGCGTACGAGATCGCCTACTACGGGGAACACACGTGCAAGGGCGCGGCCACCGCGTGGCAGCAGCTGGGAGCGGCGCCCGCCGTCGTCGACTTCGGCTCCAACTCCTGGGGGTCCGCGGACGCCAACAGAGGCTCGCCGGCCTCGACGATGTCGCAGGGAGGGTGGTCGTCGGCGTCGTCCGAGGTGGGGTTCGAGGCGAAGGCGCTGCTGCACGAGTGGCACGACACGGCTGCTCCTGATCCGGTGATGGAGTTCCTGGACGGCTGCTTCGGATGGGAATCCGTCCTCCAAGACCGCTTTGACTTCGGCGGTCTCCTCCATGACACGGCTACGTTTCAGTAG